In the Telopea speciosissima isolate NSW1024214 ecotype Mountain lineage chromosome 2, Tspe_v1, whole genome shotgun sequence genome, one interval contains:
- the LOC122650630 gene encoding protein FAR1-RELATED SEQUENCE 5-like: MSIYLLAHGKYECRDFVEEHNHILHLPSTTHMMLSQRKISDIHTYEIDLADDSGIKPKAIFEYIGQQAGGRENLGYTTEDHRNYLRTKRQRSLFYGDAGSLLKYFEMQSRINPSFTHVVQLDSDEKITNIFLADPKMIIDYAHFGDVVSFNTTFGTNRESRPFGIFVGFNHHRGVIIFGAALLYDETAESFK, from the coding sequence ATGTCCATATATTTGCTTGCACATGGAAAATACGAGTGCCGTGATTTTGTTGAAGAACATAATCACATCCTTCATCTTCCATCTACTACTCATATGATGCTTTCACAGAGGAAAATTTCAGACATACACACTTATGAAATTGATTTGGCTGATGATTCGGGGATCAAACCTAAGGCCATATTTGAGTACATAGGTCAGCAGGCAGGTGGGAGGGAGAACCTTGGTTACACTACTGAAGATCATAGGAACTATCTTCGAACTAAAAGACAACGGTCATTATTTTATGGTGATGCAGGAAGTCTGTTGAAGTATTTTGAAATGCAAAGTAGGATCAATCCTTCTTTTACACACGTAGTGCAGTTGGACAGTGATgaaaagataactaatatttttTTGGCCGATCCGAAGATGATAATTGATTATGCACATTTTGGTGATGTTGTTAGTTTCAACACTACTTTTGGCACAAACAGAGAGAGTAGACCATTTGGGATATTTGTTGGGTTTAATCATCATAGAGGAGTCATTATATTTGGGGCTGCACTTTTATATGATGAGACGGCTGAATCTTTCAAGTGA
- the LOC122650632 gene encoding protein FAR-RED IMPAIRED RESPONSE 1-like, translating to MAKALNEMWPETWHGLCTWHIMQNGIKHLGNLMKGGSHFLQDLKKCIFEYEKIQFEDAWLKLLSDYGVDNNSWLNHIYELKYKWARCYMKNTFTLGMRSTQLSESLNSDMKDYLKSTLDIVQFFKHFERVVNDKRANELKAEFDSRNKLPRNLFPMSPIIKQAGETFGILCCHALKVLDGLDIKFIPATYILRRWIRAARSMVVVDNEDKQLDSINASDGSKVVASDEVPNVMSVIGLKKKEKCKGGKRMKGWREKAGKKKRNKETTNTKEKRSKETTSTEDSQGNHLVPAPTSGAFTMSDGPNYSQQMDENISFTSLLTENFDHDLSLALSSQASTRHVHYF from the exons ATGGCAAAGGCATTAAATGAAATGTGGCCTGAGACATGGCATGGGCTGTGTACTTGGCACATAATGCAAAATGGCATTAAGCATTTGGGTAATTTGATGAAGGGTGGCTCACACTTTCTCCAAGATTTGAAAAAGTGTATATTTGAATATGAGAAAATACAGTTTGAGGATGCATGGCTGAAATTATTGAGTGATTATGGAGTGGATAATAATTCATGGTTGAATCATATATATGAATTAAAATATAAATGGGCTAGGTGCTATATGAAAAATACCTTCACATTAGGTATGCGGAGTACACAGCTTAGTGAGAGTTTGAACAGTGACATGAAGGATTATTTAAAATCCACTTTGGACATTGTGCAATTTTTTAAGCACTTTGAAAGGGTTGTGAATGATAAGCGAGCTAATGAGTTAAAAGCTGAGTTTGATTCAAGAAACAAGCTTCCAAGAAACTTGTTCCCGATGTCACCTATTATCAAACAAGCTGGGGAA ACATTTGGCATTCTTTGTTGCCATGCTTTGAAAGTATTGGATGGGCTAGATATCAAGTTTATTCCTGCAACTTATATTTTGAGGAGATGGATACGGGCCGCAAGAAGCATGGTAGTGGTAGACAATGAGGACAAACAG CTTGATAGCATCAATGCATCTGATGGCTCAAAAGTGGTTGCCTCTGATGAGGTCCCAAATGTAATGTCTGTAATAGgactgaagaagaaagaaaagtgtaaaGGTGGTAAAAGGATGAAGGGTTGGAGAGAaaaagcaggaaaaaaaaagagaaataaagagacAACAAAtactaaagaaaagagaagtaaaGAGACAACAAGCACTGAAGATTCACAAGGCAATCATTTAGTTCCTGCACCCACTAGTGGTGCATTTACAATGTCTGATGGTCCAAATTACTCTCAACAAATGGATGAGAACATTAGCTTCACTTCATTGTTAACG GAAAACTTTGATCATGATCTTTCCTTAGCATTATCCTCTCAAGCATCAACAAGACATGTTCACTATTTCTAA